A part of Ziziphus jujuba cultivar Dongzao chromosome 8, ASM3175591v1 genomic DNA contains:
- the LOC107413924 gene encoding protein EARLY RESPONSIVE TO DEHYDRATION 15 isoform X1, whose translation MFIYSSSPVAMDVISARMSSSTLNPNAPMFVPLAYRTVEDFSDEWWALVQSSPWFRDYWLQECFHDPQDDPSFVDIYDPVLPEIDALFHDADIINEEGGGDHSKELVSMGALKWRKGRALTEVPRYIEKAPKIVNVKVSPRTIQQPR comes from the exons ATGTTTATATATTCATCATCACCAG TGGCAATGGACGTAATTTCTGCAAGAATGTCGTCGTCGACATTGAACCCTAACGCGCCGATGTTCGTTCCATTGGCGTATCGGACGGTGGAGGACTTCTCCGATGAATGGTGGGCCCTGGTGCAATCTTCCCCTTGGTTCCGCGACTACTGGCTACAGGAATGTTTCCATGATCCCCAAGATGACCCTTCCTTTGTCGATATTTACGATCCTGTCCTCCCCGAAATTGACGCTCTCTTCCACGATGCTGATATCATCAATG AGGAGGGAGGAGGAGACCATAGCAAGGAACTGGTTTCAATGGGAGCCTTGAAATGGCGAAAAGGCAGGGCTTTAACGGAAGTTCCGAGGTATATTGAAAAAGCTCCGAAGATTGTGAATGTGAAAGTGAGTCCAAGGACGATTCAGCAGCCGAGGTAG
- the LOC107413924 gene encoding protein EARLY RESPONSIVE TO DEHYDRATION 15 isoform X2, whose protein sequence is MDVISARMSSSTLNPNAPMFVPLAYRTVEDFSDEWWALVQSSPWFRDYWLQECFHDPQDDPSFVDIYDPVLPEIDALFHDADIINEEGGGDHSKELVSMGALKWRKGRALTEVPRYIEKAPKIVNVKVSPRTIQQPR, encoded by the exons ATGGACGTAATTTCTGCAAGAATGTCGTCGTCGACATTGAACCCTAACGCGCCGATGTTCGTTCCATTGGCGTATCGGACGGTGGAGGACTTCTCCGATGAATGGTGGGCCCTGGTGCAATCTTCCCCTTGGTTCCGCGACTACTGGCTACAGGAATGTTTCCATGATCCCCAAGATGACCCTTCCTTTGTCGATATTTACGATCCTGTCCTCCCCGAAATTGACGCTCTCTTCCACGATGCTGATATCATCAATG AGGAGGGAGGAGGAGACCATAGCAAGGAACTGGTTTCAATGGGAGCCTTGAAATGGCGAAAAGGCAGGGCTTTAACGGAAGTTCCGAGGTATATTGAAAAAGCTCCGAAGATTGTGAATGTGAAAGTGAGTCCAAGGACGATTCAGCAGCCGAGGTAG
- the LOC125421681 gene encoding heavy metal-associated isoprenylated plant protein 45: MANVVELKVGLHCDECIKKILKAIKKIQDIETYNVDTQLNKVTVTGNVTTEEVIKVIHKIGKTASTWEAEQTC; the protein is encoded by the exons ATGGCAAAT GTGGTGGAATTGAAGGTGGGTTTGCACTGTGATGAATGTATCAAGAAGATTTTGAAGGCCATCAAGAAAATTCAAG ATATTGAAACATATAATGTTGATACACAGCTGAACAAGGTGACTGTAACTGGTAATGTTACAACTGAAGAAGTCATTAAAGTAATTCACAAGATTGGAAAGACAGCAAGCACATGGGAAGCAGAACAAACATGTTAA
- the LOC125418156 gene encoding staphylococcal-like nuclease CAN2 isoform X1, translating to MNFVIINLSKIHYRIHQLLFPIQIHRALLLVAFICCFFSFFVKFITFRDSNWQSCNMGNALRFLYAHCCKPTTGGGDSGPLGPHGVSTANVGVSALAHDLFHFEITSQVPEGLSKHVVSSKKAQANWYRKLVEAWREAKPPPRTAEEAARLIIQTLKRHQKADVEGLLAFYGLPLPHTLVEHSAGIPTSLPEGVKFELLTLPVEAKAISDGDTVTVYVSTADPRESSSLPNDVQMAAAERSEARAVRNYAKADALHKKIVDSGYRVINSQNNEEILARKYRIRLRGIDAPESSMPYGKEAKDELAKLVQGKCLRVLVYNQDLYGRSVGDIYCNGKFVQERMLKKGFAWHYTAYDNRAELARWENEARTKRVGLWASSNPEKPWEWRKDRREGR from the exons ATGAACTTTGTTattatcaatttatcaaaaattcatTACCGAATTCACCAACTACTTTTTCCAATTCAAATCCACAGGGCGCTTCTTCTTGTAGCGTTCATCTGCTGCTTCTTCAGCTTttttgtcaaattcataaccTTCAGAGACTCCAATTGGCAGAGCTGCAACATGGGAAATGCCCTCAGGTTCCTCTACGCTCATTGTTGCAAGCCCACCACCGGCGGCGGCGACTCCGGCCCTTTGGGTCCCCACGGCGTGTCCACCGCCAACGTTGGTGTCTCGGCCCTTGCTCACGATCTCTTCCACTTCGAGATCACCTCTCAG GTCCCAGAAGGACTCAGTAAACATGTGGTATCGTCCAAGAAGGCTCAGGCTAATTG GTATAGAAAATTAGTAGAGGCATGGAGAGAAGCAAAACCCCCTCCTAGAACAGCTGAAGAAGCAGCTAGGCTTATCATCCAGACCTTGAAGAGGCACCAAAAGGCAGATGTTGAG GGCTTGTTGGCTTTCTATGGTCTCCCTCTTCCTCATACTCTGGTTGAACATTCTGCTGGAATTCCAACTTCATTGCCTGAAGGGGTTAAGTTCGAATTGCTGACTCTACCG GTTGAAGCGAAAGCAATTTCAGATGGGGACACGGTGACTGTGTATGTTAGCACGGCAGATCCCAGGGAGTCATCCAGCCTTCCAAATGATGTACAAATGGCGGCTGCAGAAAGATCAGAAGCGCGTGCTGTAAGGAATTATGCAAAGGCAGATGCACTTCATAAGAAAATAGTTGATTCAGGATATCG GGTAATAAATTCTCAAAACAACGAGGAGATCCTTGCTCGAAAATATCGCATTCGACTCAG GGGAATAGATGCACCAGAGAGTTCAATGCCATATGGGAAAGAAGCCAAGGATGAACTGGCTAAGCTTGTTCAGGGAAAGTGTTTGAGAGTCCTTGTCTATAATCAAGATCTGTATGGCCGTTCCGTAGGTGATATTTACTGCAATGGCAAATTTGTACAG GAAAGGATGCTCAAGAAAGGGTTTGCTTGGCATTACACAGCCTATGACAACCGAGCAGAGCTTGCAAGA TGGGAAAATGAGGCTCGAACAAAGCGAGTTGGCTTGTGGGCTTCCTCAAACCCTGAGAAGCCATGGGAATGGAGAAAAGATAGACGAGAAGGCAGATAA
- the LOC125418156 gene encoding uncharacterized 38.1 kDa protein isoform X2 — protein sequence MGNALRFLYAHCCKPTTGGGDSGPLGPHGVSTANVGVSALAHDLFHFEITSQVPEGLSKHVVSSKKAQANWYRKLVEAWREAKPPPRTAEEAARLIIQTLKRHQKADVEGLLAFYGLPLPHTLVEHSAGIPTSLPEGVKFELLTLPVEAKAISDGDTVTVYVSTADPRESSSLPNDVQMAAAERSEARAVRNYAKADALHKKIVDSGYRVINSQNNEEILARKYRIRLRGIDAPESSMPYGKEAKDELAKLVQGKCLRVLVYNQDLYGRSVGDIYCNGKFVQERMLKKGFAWHYTAYDNRAELARWENEARTKRVGLWASSNPEKPWEWRKDRREGR from the exons ATGGGAAATGCCCTCAGGTTCCTCTACGCTCATTGTTGCAAGCCCACCACCGGCGGCGGCGACTCCGGCCCTTTGGGTCCCCACGGCGTGTCCACCGCCAACGTTGGTGTCTCGGCCCTTGCTCACGATCTCTTCCACTTCGAGATCACCTCTCAG GTCCCAGAAGGACTCAGTAAACATGTGGTATCGTCCAAGAAGGCTCAGGCTAATTG GTATAGAAAATTAGTAGAGGCATGGAGAGAAGCAAAACCCCCTCCTAGAACAGCTGAAGAAGCAGCTAGGCTTATCATCCAGACCTTGAAGAGGCACCAAAAGGCAGATGTTGAG GGCTTGTTGGCTTTCTATGGTCTCCCTCTTCCTCATACTCTGGTTGAACATTCTGCTGGAATTCCAACTTCATTGCCTGAAGGGGTTAAGTTCGAATTGCTGACTCTACCG GTTGAAGCGAAAGCAATTTCAGATGGGGACACGGTGACTGTGTATGTTAGCACGGCAGATCCCAGGGAGTCATCCAGCCTTCCAAATGATGTACAAATGGCGGCTGCAGAAAGATCAGAAGCGCGTGCTGTAAGGAATTATGCAAAGGCAGATGCACTTCATAAGAAAATAGTTGATTCAGGATATCG GGTAATAAATTCTCAAAACAACGAGGAGATCCTTGCTCGAAAATATCGCATTCGACTCAG GGGAATAGATGCACCAGAGAGTTCAATGCCATATGGGAAAGAAGCCAAGGATGAACTGGCTAAGCTTGTTCAGGGAAAGTGTTTGAGAGTCCTTGTCTATAATCAAGATCTGTATGGCCGTTCCGTAGGTGATATTTACTGCAATGGCAAATTTGTACAG GAAAGGATGCTCAAGAAAGGGTTTGCTTGGCATTACACAGCCTATGACAACCGAGCAGAGCTTGCAAGA TGGGAAAATGAGGCTCGAACAAAGCGAGTTGGCTTGTGGGCTTCCTCAAACCCTGAGAAGCCATGGGAATGGAGAAAAGATAGACGAGAAGGCAGATAA
- the LOC107413943 gene encoding uncharacterized protein LOC107413943, with protein sequence MGKSLPSTTRLQEFTRIISSDRLRRTKRTKPISQIPVSSPETAISDRVRAGSSEQLKLKMESNHEGQSRIPLAQVVSDCVDRWFQDSLKEAKAGDSAMQVLVGQMYYSGYGVARDPQKGRAWMSRASKSRSSVWKVSDKHPGYNASDSDSDEQKGNAK encoded by the exons ATGGGAAAGTCACTGCCTTCGACGACCAGGCTTCAAGAATTCACCAGGATTATCTCATCGGATAGACTCCGAAGAACCAAACGCACAAAACCCATCTCTCAAATCCCAGTTTCCTCACCGGAAACTGCAATTTCGGATAGGGTCCGAGCCGGGTCGTCGGAGCAGCTCAAGCTTAAAATGGAGAGCAATCATGAGGGGCAGAGTCGGATACCTTTGGCTCAGGTGGTCTCGGACTGCGTGGATCGTTGGTTTCAAGACTCGCTTAAGGAGGCTAAGGCTGGTGACAGCGCTATGCAGGTCTTGGTTGGTCAGATGTATTACAGTGGCTATGGTGTTGCTAGAGACCCTCAAAAG GGTCGAGCTTGGATGAGTAGAGCTTCAAAAAGTCGATCTTCGGTGTGGAAAGTAAGCGACAAACATCCAG GCTACAATGCAAGTGATTCTGATTCAGATGAGCAGAAGGGCAATGCAAAATAA